A stretch of Henckelia pumila isolate YLH828 chromosome 4, ASM3356847v2, whole genome shotgun sequence DNA encodes these proteins:
- the LOC140864967 gene encoding protein ALTERED PHOSPHATE STARVATION RESPONSE 1-like, with translation MGCVASRLEEEEEVVSMCRERKHQLKVAVERRYALADAHYRYCKSLYGVSAAINFFVSRHSSPPSPFFVTFPPPSPPPTRPKENVVSNPLFLQQTPSEPTKEAIACESCSRSSTSSVSSEEGCKEKNHKEQPVCGYFYMDLPQGIASPNRDFGWDFFNPFNGVTRHDVINVYNRISEEDLRVVREQEGIPELEDEEGERIEEEEMAMVRKERLETEKVSSVEVVKAVDGANVSQGEQQHQQHQPKGLTVIDTPVGGRELLEALKDIEDHFIKAYESGKDVSRMLECNKIHLQSNLEEIKENSTKLIQAITWRTASSRSSSSKSLVASSSKSSSTWTEFSNDLFDDYGGMNSGSHSLTLGRLYAWEKKLYQEVKDGDSIRRIYERKCNHLRNQDVRGDEGIAVDKTRAAVKDLYSRILVAIRSAETISNQIDKLRDEELEPQIRELLQGMMTTWRIMWECHEIQNKIIFEVKTFNCPSYGKFINESHRRATLQLEIELVNLRACFVEYIAAQKGYVEALYKWLSKFVAPDVEFYSRGRTSAPPCRSSGPPLLTVCHDWLNLINKLPDKSVSLAVKSCYKDVRALWIQQGEEQQQKRKVDSLSKELDKKTSAFKKAENRVFEFRLMDKNMDPEIENHTESFIDRKDVLDNLRRRVDLEKEKHHDCMKETERITLNGFQTGFCRVFESLTEFSRAALSMYSELSSIETGEKPSRIEGARGDDEDGIR, from the exons ATGGGGTGTGTAGCCTCCAGgttagaagaagaagaagaagtagtcTCCATGTGTAGGGAAAGAAAGCATCAACTCAAGGTTGCTGTGGAGAGAAGATATGCACTTGCAGATGCTCACTACAGATACTGTAAATCCTTGTATGGAGTCTCCGCCGCCATAAATTTCTTTGTTTCTCGCCATTCTTCACCCCCATCACCGTTTTTCGTCACCTTTCCACCGCCATCTCCGCCGCCCACTCGGCCCAAGGAAAATGTGGTGTCGAACCCTTTGTTTCTCCAGCAAACACCGTCTGAGCCCACCAAAGAAGCCATTGCTTGCGAGTCATGCAGCAGGTCCTCCACAAGCTCGGTTTCTTCCGAGGAAGGCTGCAAGGAGAAGAATCACAAAGAACAGCCGGTTTGTGGGTATTTTTACATGGATTTGCCTCAGGGAATAGCTTCACCAAACAGAGATTTTGGGTGGGATTTCTTCAACCCCTTTAATGGAGTAACCAGACATGATGTGATAAATGTTTATAACAGAATATCTGAGGAAGATCTGAGGGTGGTGAGGGAACAAGAAGGGATCCCAGAGCTTGAAGATGAAGAAGGGGAAAGGATAGAGGAAGAGGAAATGGCTATGGTGAGAAAAGAAAGACTTGAGACAGAGAAGGTGTCTAGTGTTGAAGTGGTGAAGGCAGTGGATGGTGCTAATGTGAGCCAGGGGGAGCAGCAACATCAGCAGCATCAGCCCAAAGGGCTCACTGTTATTGATACACCAGTGGGAGGAAGAGAGTTGTTGGAGGCATTAAAAGATATTGAAGACCACTTTATTAAAGCCTATGAATCTGGTAAGGATGTTTCAAGAATGCTCGAGTGTAACAAGATCCATTTGCAGTCTAATCTTGAGGAAATTAAag AGAATTCGACAAAACTAATTCAAGCTATTACATGGCGCACTGCTTCTTCCCGTTCATCGTCTTCCAAGAGTTTGGTAGCGTCTTCGTCCAAAAGTTCTTCGACATGGACCGAATTCAGTAATGATCTTTTTGATGATTATGGAGGAATGAATTCTGGAAGCCACTCTCTGACTCTGGGACGGCTCTATGCATGGGAAAAGAAACTCTATCAAGAAGTCAAG GATGGCGATAGCATTCGAAGAATTTATGAAAGAAAATGCAATCATCTTAGGAACCAAGATGTTAGAGGAGATGAAGGGATTGCGGTGGATAAAACCCGAGCAGCGGTTAAagatttatacagcaggatccTTGTGGCAATTCGAAGTGCTGAGACAATTTCAAACCAAATCGATAAACTGAGAGATGAAGAACTGGAGCCCCAAATACGAGAGCTTCTCCAAGG TATGATGACAACCTGGAGAATTATGTGGGAGTGTCACGAAATCCAGAACAAGATTATTTTCGAAGTCAAAACATTCAACTGTCCTTCTTATGGAAAATTCATCAACGAGTCACATCGACGAGCTACCCTTCAACTAGAAATCGAGCTGGTGAACTTGCGTGCGTGCTTTGTAGAATATATTGCAGCACAGAAAGGATACGTTGAAGCACTTTACAAATGGTTATCCAAGTTTGTTGCCCCGGACGTCGAATTTTACTCTAGGGGCCGGACTTCTGCTCCGCCATGTCGATCTAGTGGCCCTCCGCTACTCACAGTTTGTCACGATTGGTTGAATTTAATCAACAAGTTACCAGATAAGTCGGTCTCGCTCGCGGTGAAAAGCTGCTATAAGGATGTCCGGGCCTTGTGGATTCAACAAGGCGAGGAACAGCAACAGAAGAGGAAAGTTGATAGCTTATCCAAAGAACTAGATAAAAAGACTTCAGCATTCAAGAAAGCTGAGAATAGGGTCTTTGAGTTCAGGCTCATGGATAAGAACATGGATCCCGAAATCGAGAATCACACGGAATCTTTTATAGATAGGAAAGATGTATTAGACAATTTGAGAAGAAGGGTCGAcctggagaaggagaaacacCATGACTGTATGAAAGAAACCGAGAGGATCACCCTGAACGGGTTCCAGACGGGTTTTTGTCGGGTTTTCGAGTCTCTGACGGAGTTCTCCAGAGCTGCTTTAAGTATGTATAGTGAACTAAGTTCCATCGAGACTGGAGAGAAACCGTCGCGCATAGAGGGTGCGCGAGGGGATGACGAAGATGGTATCAGATGA